A stretch of the Actinoalloteichus fjordicus genome encodes the following:
- a CDS encoding glycoside hydrolase family 48 protein: MRSDRLTRWSKRPLPAAAAATLLAAVIVPITAPAGAAQNVQCSVDYQITNEWNSGFGAEVSLTNEGSTPLNGWSLTWTYPDGQRVTQGWNSQITQSGAVVTARNVSWNGTVAPGASATFGFNASKASTNTAPVDFAVNGATCGDLGEPPVDERTIVSSRSSLSVRQGESASFALSLAAAPQNNVNVQLTRTSGTANLSLGSSSLSFGPGNWNTGRPVTVTSADSDAAPGTATFTATADGYAPAVIVVREIGAAQSDYEAAFLEQYEKIKDPASGYFRDVGGLLVPYHSVETLIVEAPDHGHQTTSEAYSYYLWLEAAYARITEDWEPFNRAWESLETFIVPGSEDQPTNAAYDPSSPATYAGESPTPRDYPSPLDADVPVGEDPLGAELTSTYGDSDVYGMAWLLDVDNVYGFGFCGDGSSDEPVFMNSYQRGSNESVWETVPHPSCETFDFGGENGYLDLFTGDEQYSEQWRYTAAPDADARVVQVAYLAKSWAEAQGQGDAVADTVADAVKMGDYLRYSMYDKYFKEIGDCTDPITCPAGSGKNSSHYLLSWYYSWGGALASAEYPWSFRIGGSGVHQGYQNPMAAWALSEADGMAPQSPSAQQDWAQSLDRQLEFIQWLQAPEGGIAGGATNNWEGRYAEPPANSATFYGMYYDWQPVWNDPPSNRWFGFQAWGMERIAQLYDVTGDERAGEIVANWVDWAIANTEVGTGGDFAVPSDLDWSGQPDDWNPDNPGDNSGLSVEVLNHTQDVGVTASYVKTLLHYAAESGDAEARATGEALLDALLANETDIGISVPETRTDYQRFDDAYDAGTDQGLYVPEGWTGAMPNGDVIDSDATFGSIRSFYEDDPDWPQVQAYLDGGDAPTFTYHRFWAQAEIATAFALHAELFGAAE; encoded by the coding sequence ATGAGATCCGACAGGTTGACGCGGTGGTCGAAGAGACCACTGCCCGCGGCTGCGGCGGCGACGCTGCTGGCCGCCGTGATCGTGCCGATCACGGCGCCCGCCGGAGCCGCGCAGAACGTGCAGTGCAGCGTCGACTATCAGATCACCAACGAGTGGAACAGCGGCTTCGGCGCCGAGGTCTCGCTCACCAACGAGGGCAGCACCCCACTCAACGGCTGGTCGCTGACCTGGACCTACCCCGACGGCCAGCGGGTGACCCAGGGCTGGAACAGCCAGATCACCCAGTCCGGCGCGGTGGTGACCGCCCGCAACGTGTCCTGGAACGGCACCGTGGCGCCCGGCGCTTCGGCGACCTTCGGCTTCAACGCCTCGAAGGCGAGCACCAACACCGCGCCCGTCGACTTCGCCGTCAACGGCGCCACCTGTGGTGATCTCGGCGAGCCGCCCGTGGACGAGCGAACGATCGTCAGCAGCCGCTCCTCGCTGTCGGTCCGGCAGGGCGAGTCGGCGTCCTTCGCGCTGTCGCTGGCCGCAGCGCCGCAGAACAACGTGAACGTCCAGCTGACTCGGACCTCGGGCACGGCGAACCTGTCGCTGGGATCGTCCTCGCTGAGCTTCGGCCCCGGCAACTGGAACACCGGCAGGCCCGTCACCGTCACCTCGGCGGACTCCGACGCCGCCCCCGGCACCGCGACCTTCACCGCGACCGCCGACGGCTATGCCCCGGCCGTGATCGTCGTGCGCGAGATCGGCGCGGCACAGTCCGACTACGAGGCAGCCTTCCTTGAGCAGTACGAGAAGATCAAGGACCCGGCCAGCGGATACTTCCGCGACGTCGGCGGGCTGCTGGTGCCGTATCACTCGGTCGAGACGTTGATCGTCGAGGCTCCGGACCACGGGCATCAGACCACTTCGGAGGCCTACAGCTACTACCTGTGGCTGGAGGCGGCCTACGCGAGGATCACCGAGGACTGGGAGCCGTTCAATCGGGCCTGGGAGTCGTTGGAGACGTTCATCGTCCCCGGCTCCGAGGACCAGCCGACGAACGCGGCCTACGACCCGAGCTCCCCGGCGACCTACGCGGGCGAGTCGCCGACGCCCCGCGACTATCCCTCCCCGCTGGACGCGGACGTGCCCGTCGGCGAGGATCCGCTCGGTGCCGAGCTGACCTCCACCTACGGCGACTCCGACGTCTACGGGATGGCATGGCTGCTGGACGTCGACAACGTCTACGGCTTCGGCTTCTGTGGTGACGGCAGCAGTGACGAGCCGGTCTTCATGAACTCCTACCAGCGCGGCTCCAACGAGTCGGTCTGGGAGACGGTGCCGCACCCCTCCTGCGAGACGTTCGACTTCGGCGGGGAGAACGGCTACCTCGACCTGTTCACCGGCGACGAGCAGTACTCCGAGCAGTGGCGCTACACCGCCGCCCCGGACGCCGACGCCCGCGTGGTGCAGGTGGCCTACCTGGCGAAGTCCTGGGCCGAGGCGCAGGGCCAGGGCGACGCCGTCGCCGACACGGTCGCCGACGCGGTGAAGATGGGCGACTACCTCCGGTACTCGATGTACGACAAGTACTTCAAGGAGATCGGCGACTGCACCGACCCGATCACCTGCCCGGCGGGCAGCGGGAAGAACAGCTCCCACTACCTGCTGTCCTGGTACTACTCCTGGGGCGGCGCGCTGGCCAGTGCGGAGTACCCGTGGTCGTTCCGCATCGGCGGCTCCGGCGTGCACCAGGGCTACCAGAACCCCATGGCGGCCTGGGCGTTGTCCGAGGCCGACGGCATGGCCCCGCAGTCGCCGAGCGCTCAGCAGGACTGGGCCCAGAGCCTGGACCGGCAGCTGGAGTTCATCCAGTGGCTGCAGGCTCCCGAGGGCGGCATCGCGGGCGGCGCGACGAACAACTGGGAGGGCCGGTACGCCGAGCCGCCCGCGAACAGCGCCACCTTCTACGGGATGTACTACGACTGGCAGCCGGTCTGGAACGACCCGCCGAGCAACCGGTGGTTCGGCTTCCAGGCCTGGGGCATGGAGCGCATCGCCCAGCTCTACGACGTCACCGGTGACGAGCGCGCCGGTGAGATCGTCGCCAACTGGGTCGACTGGGCCATCGCGAACACCGAGGTGGGCACCGGCGGCGACTTCGCCGTCCCGTCCGATCTCGACTGGAGCGGTCAGCCCGACGACTGGAACCCCGACAACCCCGGCGACAACTCCGGGCTGAGCGTCGAGGTTCTCAACCACACCCAGGACGTCGGCGTCACCGCCTCCTACGTCAAGACCCTGCTGCACTACGCGGCGGAGTCCGGCGACGCCGAGGCACGGGCGACCGGCGAGGCACTGCTCGACGCGCTGCTGGCCAACGAGACCGACATCGGCATCTCGGTCCCGGAGACCCGCACCGACTACCAGCGTTTCGACGACGCCTACGACGCGGGCACCGACCAGGGCCTCTACGTCCCGGAGGGTTGGACGGGCGCCATGCCCAACGGCGACGTGATCGACTCGGACGCCACCTTCGGCTCGATCCGGTCCTTCTACGAGGACGACCCGGACTGGCCGCAGGTGCAGGCCTACCTGGACGGCGGCGACGCGCCGACCTTCACCTATCACCGATTCTGGGCGCAGGCCGAGATCGCCACGGCCTTCGCGCTGCACGCCGAGCTGTTCGGCGCCGCCGAATGA
- a CDS encoding GH1 family beta-glucosidase, giving the protein MTTYEVNGQAEEISATRQRSFPADFLWGSSTAAFQIEGATTEDGRTDSIWDTFSRTPGRVLNGDTGDPAVDHYHRMPQDVALMRDLGFKAYRFSVAWPRVRPDGGAVNEAGLDFYRRLVDELLANDITPWLTLYHWDLPQTLEDRGGWAERSTAYRFAEFADTVHAALGDRVEHWTTLNEPYCTSLLGYSAGVHAPGRQEPSAAVAAVHHLLLGHGLAVSAIRARDPKAQLGITLNLYPVDPINPADPADVDAARRVDGLQNRVFLDPLLRGQYPDDVVADLAPFALAERIQDGDMATIAAPLNMFGVNYYTHHLVGADTANAENSAPHTPAGSAWVGAGELRFADAGLPVTDMGWEVIPDGLTRVLRRLHEEYAVSAIYVNENGAACPDVINDAGEIDDQDRIEYLDGHLRAALAAIDAGVDLRGYFCWSLLDNFEWAWGYSKRFGLVHVDYQTQVRTPKNSAKWLSAVMQENAVPAVQATDEQ; this is encoded by the coding sequence ATGACGACATACGAGGTGAACGGGCAGGCCGAGGAGATCTCGGCGACACGGCAGCGGAGTTTTCCCGCCGACTTCCTGTGGGGCTCCTCCACGGCGGCCTTCCAGATCGAGGGCGCCACCACGGAGGACGGCCGCACCGACTCCATCTGGGACACGTTCAGTCGCACGCCCGGCCGGGTGCTCAACGGCGACACCGGAGACCCGGCCGTCGATCACTACCACCGGATGCCGCAGGACGTCGCGTTGATGCGGGACCTCGGCTTCAAGGCCTACCGGTTCTCGGTGGCCTGGCCTCGGGTCCGACCGGACGGCGGCGCGGTCAACGAGGCGGGCCTGGACTTCTACCGCAGGCTGGTCGACGAGCTGCTCGCCAACGACATCACGCCCTGGCTGACGCTCTATCACTGGGATCTGCCGCAGACCCTGGAGGACCGGGGCGGCTGGGCGGAGCGGTCGACGGCGTATCGGTTCGCCGAGTTCGCCGACACGGTGCACGCCGCACTCGGTGACCGGGTCGAGCACTGGACCACGCTCAACGAGCCGTACTGCACCTCGCTGCTGGGCTATTCGGCCGGGGTGCACGCGCCGGGCAGGCAGGAGCCCTCCGCTGCCGTGGCCGCCGTGCATCACCTGCTGCTGGGACACGGCCTCGCGGTCTCGGCGATCCGTGCCCGCGACCCCAAGGCTCAGCTGGGCATCACGCTGAACCTGTATCCGGTCGACCCGATCAATCCGGCCGACCCGGCCGACGTCGACGCGGCCCGCCGGGTGGACGGCCTCCAGAACCGCGTCTTCCTCGACCCGCTGCTGCGTGGTCAGTATCCGGACGACGTGGTGGCGGACCTGGCCCCGTTCGCGCTCGCCGAGCGGATTCAGGACGGCGACATGGCGACGATCGCGGCACCGTTGAACATGTTCGGGGTGAACTACTACACCCACCACCTGGTGGGGGCGGACACGGCGAACGCGGAGAACTCGGCGCCGCACACTCCTGCCGGTTCGGCCTGGGTCGGCGCGGGCGAGCTGCGCTTCGCCGACGCGGGCCTGCCGGTGACCGACATGGGCTGGGAGGTGATCCCGGACGGACTCACCAGGGTCCTGCGCAGGCTGCACGAGGAATACGCGGTCAGCGCGATCTATGTGAACGAGAACGGCGCGGCCTGCCCGGACGTGATCAACGACGCCGGTGAGATCGACGATCAGGATCGCATCGAATACCTGGACGGCCACCTGCGGGCGGCGCTGGCCGCCATCGACGCAGGCGTTGATCTACGGGGCTACTTCTGCTGGTCCCTGTTGGACAACTTCGAATGGGCGTGGGGTTATTCGAAGCGCTTCGGTCTGGTGCATGTGGATTACCAGACGCAGGTGCGAACGCCGAAGAACTCGGCCAAGTGGCTGTCCGCCGTGATGCAGGAGAACGCGGTGCCTGCCGTGCAGGCGACGGACGAGCAGTGA
- a CDS encoding carbohydrate ABC transporter permease, translating into MTVGTSGSTDSEGRGADGDPAASPGGGGRQSLRDRLNRWDVRYSPYLYIAPFFVIFAIVGLFPLLYTSYVSLFDWSLVADDPVFIGLDNYVALMGDARFWQAMVNTISIFILSTAPQLAMALLFAVLLDAHLRARTLFRVGLLLPYVASLVALGIIFGNLFNSEYGLINGLLGLVGIDPINWHSDRFASHVAIASMVNWRWAGYNALIILAAMQAIPRDLYEAATVDGAGRWRRFVSVTLPMLRPTMIFVVITATVGGLQIFTEPKLFAVVPGSNNGGSTGQFQTVTLFMYQQGFENFDLGYASATAWVLFLVIVIFALINFWLTRRISSTEGPR; encoded by the coding sequence CTGACCGTCGGAACATCCGGGTCGACGGACTCGGAGGGCCGAGGTGCGGACGGCGACCCGGCAGCATCACCCGGTGGTGGCGGGCGGCAGAGCCTGCGGGATCGGCTCAACCGCTGGGACGTTCGCTACTCGCCGTACCTCTACATCGCGCCGTTCTTCGTCATCTTCGCCATCGTGGGCCTGTTCCCACTGCTCTACACGAGTTACGTCTCGCTGTTCGACTGGAGCCTGGTCGCCGACGACCCCGTCTTCATCGGGCTCGACAACTACGTCGCGTTGATGGGCGATGCCAGGTTCTGGCAGGCCATGGTCAACACGATCAGCATCTTCATCCTCTCCACCGCCCCGCAGCTGGCGATGGCCCTGCTGTTCGCCGTGCTGCTGGATGCGCACCTGCGGGCTCGAACCCTCTTCCGGGTCGGGCTCCTGCTGCCCTACGTGGCCAGCCTGGTGGCGCTCGGCATCATCTTCGGCAACCTGTTCAACAGCGAGTACGGCCTGATCAACGGGTTGCTGGGACTGGTCGGCATCGACCCGATCAACTGGCACTCCGACCGGTTCGCCAGTCACGTCGCCATTGCCAGCATGGTCAACTGGCGGTGGGCCGGATACAACGCGTTGATCATCCTCGCCGCGATGCAGGCCATTCCCCGCGACCTCTACGAGGCCGCCACGGTGGACGGGGCCGGTCGCTGGCGACGCTTCGTCAGCGTGACCCTGCCGATGCTGCGACCCACGATGATCTTCGTGGTGATCACCGCGACGGTCGGCGGTCTCCAGATCTTCACCGAGCCCAAGCTGTTCGCCGTCGTCCCCGGTTCCAACAACGGTGGTTCGACCGGCCAGTTCCAGACCGTCACGCTGTTCATGTATCAGCAGGGCTTCGAGAACTTCGATCTCGGCTACGCGTCGGCGACCGCCTGGGTGCTCTTCCTGGTGATCGTGATCTTCGCTTTGATCAACTTCTGGCTCACGCGCCGCATATCGAGTACGGAGGGTCCACGATGA
- a CDS encoding carbohydrate ABC transporter permease, translated as MSVLSAPKPARRRRGQDPGSIIGKPGFLTYGLLIAFILGSAFPLYWSFLVASRDSSFTAEQLPPMWPGGNFFANAARVFDTAPFWLALGNSFLVGAIVTVSVVFFGTLAGYAFAKLQFRGNNALFAFVIATLLVPTQLGVIPMFMAMAELEMAGELVAVILPNLVTALGVFWMRQYLIAAVPTELLEAARVDGCSMIRTFWHVVLPAARPAAAILALFTFMTSWNDFLWPLVVLDPSNPTIQLALEQLQSGYSVDYSLVLAGTTLATLPILFIFIVLGKQIVSGIMQGAVKG; from the coding sequence ATGAGCGTCCTGAGTGCGCCGAAGCCGGCGCGCAGGCGACGAGGGCAGGACCCCGGGTCGATCATCGGCAAACCGGGATTCCTGACCTACGGGCTGCTCATCGCCTTCATCCTCGGCTCGGCCTTCCCGCTGTACTGGTCGTTCCTGGTGGCCAGCCGGGACAGCTCCTTCACCGCGGAGCAGCTCCCGCCGATGTGGCCGGGCGGGAACTTCTTCGCCAACGCGGCGCGGGTGTTCGACACCGCGCCGTTCTGGCTGGCGCTGGGCAACAGTTTCCTCGTGGGCGCCATCGTCACCGTGTCGGTCGTCTTCTTCGGCACGCTGGCGGGCTATGCGTTCGCCAAGCTGCAGTTCAGGGGCAACAACGCCCTGTTCGCCTTCGTCATCGCGACGCTGCTGGTGCCGACGCAGCTCGGCGTCATCCCGATGTTCATGGCGATGGCCGAACTCGAGATGGCCGGCGAACTGGTCGCGGTGATCCTGCCCAACCTGGTGACCGCGCTCGGCGTGTTCTGGATGCGGCAGTACCTGATCGCCGCCGTGCCGACCGAGCTGTTGGAGGCGGCCAGAGTGGACGGGTGCAGCATGATCCGCACCTTCTGGCACGTGGTGCTGCCCGCCGCCCGCCCTGCTGCGGCGATTCTGGCCCTGTTCACGTTCATGACCTCGTGGAACGACTTCCTCTGGCCGCTGGTGGTCCTCGACCCCTCGAACCCGACCATCCAGCTCGCCCTGGAACAGCTTCAGAGCGGCTACTCGGTCGACTACTCGCTGGTCCTGGCGGGTACCACGCTGGCGACTCTGCCGATCCTGTTCATCTTCATCGTTCTCGGGAAGCAGATCGTCTCCGGAATCATGCAGGGAGCTGTCAAGGGATGA
- a CDS encoding ABC transporter substrate-binding protein — MLALPIGLTAALTLSACGGGGEDGDIELVVATFNEMGYEELLEEYEEANPGITVTHRKTGAAESHHQSLFTRINAGSGLADVEAVEEGYMAQAMEASGRFNDLAEIGPDDVSPDRWLDWKYEAGVTPDGKLIGYGTDIGPLAMCYRADLLEDAGLPSDPAEVGELFATWDSYFAAGDEFVAANQDSAWFDTGAQVFNAMHNQLETGYYDTDSNVVIESNTAIKDNWDQVVAAVEGGQSAGLEAFSPAWDTSFGDDAFATKTCPPWMLGQIEGLAGEDKVWRVAEGFPEGGGNWGGTWLTVPTQSDHPEEAAALAAWLTAPEQQTRAFVASGPFPSQVEALESDELLALTNEYFDVETGALYAEQAAAVGPAQFKGPRDGQIQTNVLTPALTSVEEGTASPDEAWDAVVSGAENLAG, encoded by the coding sequence ATGCTCGCCCTGCCGATAGGTCTCACCGCCGCCCTGACCCTGTCCGCCTGTGGTGGCGGCGGGGAGGACGGCGACATCGAGCTCGTGGTGGCGACGTTCAACGAGATGGGCTACGAGGAGCTGCTGGAGGAGTACGAGGAGGCCAATCCCGGCATCACCGTCACCCACCGCAAGACCGGCGCCGCCGAGTCCCACCATCAGAGCCTGTTCACCAGGATCAACGCGGGCTCCGGTCTGGCCGACGTCGAGGCCGTCGAAGAGGGCTACATGGCGCAGGCGATGGAGGCGTCCGGCCGGTTCAACGACCTGGCCGAGATCGGACCGGACGACGTGAGCCCGGACCGCTGGCTGGACTGGAAGTACGAGGCAGGCGTGACCCCCGATGGCAAGCTCATCGGCTACGGGACCGACATCGGTCCGCTGGCCATGTGCTACCGCGCCGACTTACTGGAGGACGCGGGCCTGCCCAGCGACCCCGCCGAGGTCGGCGAGCTGTTCGCGACGTGGGACTCCTACTTCGCCGCCGGTGACGAGTTCGTCGCGGCGAACCAGGACTCCGCCTGGTTCGACACCGGTGCCCAGGTCTTCAACGCCATGCACAACCAGTTGGAGACCGGCTACTACGACACCGACAGCAACGTGGTGATCGAGTCGAACACCGCTATCAAGGACAACTGGGATCAGGTCGTCGCGGCGGTCGAGGGGGGCCAGTCCGCGGGCCTGGAGGCCTTCAGCCCCGCGTGGGACACCAGTTTCGGCGACGACGCGTTCGCGACCAAGACCTGCCCGCCGTGGATGCTCGGCCAGATCGAGGGTCTCGCGGGCGAGGACAAGGTCTGGCGGGTCGCCGAGGGCTTCCCGGAGGGCGGCGGCAACTGGGGCGGCACCTGGCTGACCGTGCCCACCCAGAGCGATCACCCCGAGGAGGCCGCTGCGCTGGCCGCGTGGCTGACCGCGCCCGAGCAGCAGACCAGGGCCTTCGTCGCCTCCGGCCCCTTCCCGAGCCAGGTGGAGGCGTTGGAGTCCGATGAGCTGCTCGCGCTGACGAACGAGTACTTCGACGTCGAGACCGGCGCGTTGTACGCCGAGCAGGCGGCGGCCGTCGGACCCGCGCAGTTCAAGGGTCCGCGTGACGGTCAGATTCAGACCAACGTGCTCACGCCCGCGTTGACCTCGGTCGAGGAGGGCACCGCCAGTCCGGACGAGGCGTGGGACGCCGTCGTCAGCGGCGCGGAGAACCTCGCAGGCTGA
- a CDS encoding LacI family DNA-binding transcriptional regulator, with product MAEANHGNGAGRPTLEQVAAAAGVSRGTVSRVVNGSPQVSESARAAVLQAVHELGYVPNRAARSLASRRADSVAFVVSEPETRVFGEPFFASLLRGASRELSNSGLQLVLVMSWTAREHAQVEQYVHNGHVDGLMLVSVHGDDPLPARLSSGGIPVVMAGRPHVTTPEIPYVDSDNVGGARSATNYLYDQGRRRIATITGPQDMSVGVDRLAGYRSALRGRRGVPRDLYAIGDFGRESGERAMRQLLEREPALDAVFAASDLMAAGALIALRAMGRRVPEDVAVIGFDDSEVAGHTDPPLSSVRQPVEFMGREMARMLRAMIEGGDRKVAPLILPTELVLRGST from the coding sequence GTGGCCGAAGCCAACCACGGAAACGGAGCGGGCAGGCCCACCTTGGAGCAGGTGGCCGCCGCCGCCGGCGTCTCACGCGGCACCGTCTCGCGGGTGGTGAACGGCTCTCCCCAGGTCAGCGAATCGGCCAGGGCCGCTGTACTCCAGGCGGTGCACGAGCTGGGCTACGTACCGAACCGCGCGGCCCGCAGTCTCGCGAGCCGACGGGCCGACTCCGTCGCCTTCGTCGTCTCCGAACCGGAGACGAGGGTCTTCGGCGAACCGTTCTTCGCGAGCCTGCTGCGCGGCGCGAGTCGCGAACTGTCCAACAGCGGACTCCAGCTCGTCCTGGTCATGTCCTGGACCGCCCGCGAGCACGCTCAGGTGGAGCAGTACGTGCACAACGGGCACGTCGACGGGCTGATGCTCGTCTCGGTGCACGGCGACGATCCGCTGCCCGCCAGGCTCTCCTCCGGCGGCATCCCCGTCGTGATGGCGGGCAGACCGCACGTCACCACGCCCGAGATCCCCTACGTCGACTCCGACAACGTCGGCGGGGCGCGCAGCGCGACCAACTACCTCTACGACCAGGGGCGTCGCCGGATCGCGACGATCACCGGGCCGCAGGACATGTCGGTCGGCGTGGACCGACTGGCCGGTTACCGCTCGGCCCTGCGCGGTCGCCGAGGCGTGCCGAGAGACCTCTACGCCATCGGAGACTTCGGTCGGGAGAGCGGCGAGCGGGCGATGCGCCAGCTCCTGGAGCGTGAGCCCGCCCTGGACGCCGTGTTCGCGGCCAGCGACCTCATGGCCGCAGGCGCGCTCATCGCCCTGCGTGCGATGGGACGCCGGGTGCCGGAGGACGTGGCCGTGATCGGCTTCGACGACTCCGAGGTCGCCGGGCACACCGATCCGCCGTTGAGCTCGGTTCGCCAGCCCGTGGAGTTCATGGGCCGCGAGATGGCGCGAATGCTGCGCGCCATGATCGAGGGCGGTGACCGCAAGGTCGCGCCGCTGATCCTGCCCACGGAGCTGGTGCTGCGCGGCTCGACCTGA